One window of Quercus robur chromosome 12, dhQueRobu3.1, whole genome shotgun sequence genomic DNA carries:
- the LOC126707957 gene encoding homeobox-leucine zipper protein ATHB-12-like → MASKRKNKNMQRFNDEQIKLLEITFEEESRPESRIKHKLANEVGLHPRQVATWFQNRRARLKTKQIEREYSLLKASYDTLASNFESLKRENQLLLLQLQKLKDTLDKQHGKNGMSSDSNSVKGDSTSESKEKPSILSESVNHNINMFIGDANCEDAECTEEETGMLNIAEPIDDSSTSSEDWCSFLDQSSGNSQWWE, encoded by the exons ATGGCAAGTAAGAGGAAGAACAAGAACATGCAAAGATTCAATGATGAACAAATCAAGTTGCTGGAAATTACGTTCGAGGAAGAGTCAAGGCCAGAGTCTCGGATAAAACACAAGCTAGCTAATGAGGTTGGACTACACCCTCGCCAGGTTGCTACTTGGTTCCAAAATAGAAGGGCCAGATTGAAGACTAAGCAGATTGAACGAGAGTACAGCTTATTAAAAGCTAGTTATGACACTCTAGCTTCCAACTTCGAGTCACTAAAAAGAGAGAATCAGTTGTTACTCCTTCAG TTGCAGAAACTGAAAGATACGCTGGATAAGCAACATGGAAAAAATGGAATGAGTAGTGACAGCAACTCAGTGAAAGGAGATTCTACTTCTGAATCAAAAGAGAAGCCCAGCATTCTATCAGAAAGTGTCAACCATAACATCAACATGTTTATAGGTGATGCTAATTGTGAAGATGCTGAGTGTACTGAGGAAGAAACTGGCATGCTGAACATAGCAGAACCAATAGATGATTCCTCAACATCATCAGAAGATTGGTGCAGTTTTCTTGACCAGTCAAGTGGTAATTCACAATGGTGGGAGTAA
- the LOC126707959 gene encoding mediator of RNA polymerase II transcription subunit 10b-like, whose product MDSSQSAVTAGTGGGGNGMMISQTNDMAATPAVDDPKQNLNHVINSIQKTLGLLHQLYLTVSSFNAASQLPLLHRLNSLVTELDNMVKLAEKCNIQIPMEVLNLIDDGKNPDEFTRDVINSCIAKNQITKGKTDAFKGLRKHLMEELEQTFPDEVESYREIRAASAAESKRLAQAQSMLPNGDMKVKSEL is encoded by the exons ATGGATTCATCACAGAGTGCTGTAACAGCAGggactggtggtggtggcaatGGGATGATGATCTCTCAAACCAATGATATGGCAGCTACACCTGCTGTGGACGATCCAAAGCAGAACCTGAACCATGTCATCAACTCTATTCAGAAAACTTTGGGCCTTCTTCACCAGCTCTACCTTACTGTCTCTTCCTTCAATGCTGCCTCTCAGCTTCCTCTTCTCCATCGCCT CAATTCTCTTGTCACGGAGCTTGACAACATGGTTAAATTGGCtgagaagtgcaacattcaaaTTCCTATGGAAGTGCTAAA ttTGATTGATGATGGAAAGAATCCAGACGAATTCACAAGGGATGTCATAAACAGCTGTATTGCCAAGAATCAGATCACCAAAGGCAAAACTGATGCCTTTAAG GGTTTACGCAAGCATCTTATGGAAGAACTTGAACAAACATTTCCTGATGAAGTTGAATCTTATAGAGAGATACGTGCAGCCTCTGCTGCT GAATCAAAGCGGCTTGCACAAGCACAAAGCATGTTACCAAATGGAGATATGAAGGTCAAATCCGAGCTTTAG
- the LOC126710279 gene encoding 14-3-3 protein 7, translating to MEKEREHLVYLARLAEQAERYDEMVEAMKKVAKLDVELTVEERNLVSVGYKNVIGARRASWRILSSIEQKEEAKGNEQNVKRIKEYRQRVEDELAKICNDILSVIDNHLLPSSSSGESTVFYYKMKGDYYRYLAEFKSAEDRKEAADQSLKAYEAATSTAASDLAPTHPIRLGLALNFSVFYYEILNSPERACHLAKQAFDEAIAELDSLNEESYKDSTLIMQLLRDNLTLWTSDLPEEGGEQSKVDESPAES from the exons atggagaaagagagagaacatctGGTTTACTTGGCTAGACTTGCTGAGCAAGCTGAGCGATACGATg AGATGGTTGAAGCAATGAAGAAAGTTGCTAAACTGGACGTGGAGTTGACAGTGGAGGAGAGGAATCTGGTGTCTGTTGGGTATAAGAATGTTATTGGGGCAAGAAGGGCATCGTGGCGGATCTTGTCTTCCATTGAACAGAAGGAGGAGGCCAAAGGGAATGAACAAAATGTCAAACGGATTAAGGAGTACAGGCAGAGGGTTGAAGACGAGCTCGCTAAGATCTGCAATGACATTTTGTCAGTCATTGATAATCATCTCCTTCCATCTTCCTCATCTGGGGAATCAACTGTTTTTTACTATAAGAT GAAAGGAGATTACTATCGATATTTAGCTGAGTTCAAATCCGCTGAAGACCGTAAAGAAGCTGCTGATCAGTCACTTAAGGCCTATGAG GCTGCTACTAGTACCGCTGCTTCTGATTTGGCCCCAACTCATCCAATCAGACTTGGCCTTGCTCTGAACTTCTCTGTTTTTTACTATGAGATCTTGAACTCCCCTGAGAG GGCCTGCCACCTTGCCAAGCAAGCTTTTGATGAAGCTATTGCTGAACTTGATAGTCTTAATGAAGAATCTTACAAGGACAGTACCCTTATCATGCAGCTACTTAGGGATAATCTCACATTATGGACCTCAGATCTGCCAGAAGAGGGAG GTGAGCAATCTAAAGTTGATGAATCTCCAGCAGAG AGTTAG
- the LOC126710278 gene encoding uncharacterized protein LOC126710278, with protein MSKCFSFTESKNWCYRSSFTKSGLRSTITDLKDGTVMHCWVPKTHKESEPNLLLIHGLGANALWQWADLIRHVTPYFNVYVPDLVFFGDSFTTRPERSESFQAECVMRVMEANSVRKLSLVGLSYGGFVGYSMAAQFKEVVERVVLCCAGVCMEEKDLRNGVFRVSDLEEAVRILVPQTPEKLKELMGYTLFRPHPFGFMPSCLLTDFIDAMCAEYVEERRDLVRAIPKDRKLVNLPKISQPTLIIWGDHDQIFPLELGQRLKTHLGDNAQLVVIKNVGHAVSVEKPKEFYKHLKSFLVDLQFPLSPTSPPPKDQNKKRS; from the exons ATGTCTAAGTGCTTCAGCTTCACCGAATCAAAGAACTGGTGCTATCGATCCTCGTTCACCAAATCGGGGCTCCGATCCACCATCACCGACCTCAAAGACGGCACCGTAATGCACTGCTGGGTCCCAAAGACCCACAAAGAGTCCGAGCCCAACCTGCTGCTCATCCACGGCCTAGGAGCCAACGCATTGTGGCAATGGGCTGACCTCATCCGACACGTCACCCCTTACTTCAACGTGTACGTCCCCGACCTCGTGTTCTTCGGAGACTCGTTCACGACTCGGCCTGAGCGGAGCGAGTCGTTCCAGGCCGAGTGCGTGATGCGAGTCATGGAGGCCAACTCGGTGAGGAAGCTGAGCCTGGTGGGCCTCAGTTACGGTGGGTTTGTCGGGTATAGCATGGCGGCGCAGTTTAAGGAGGTGGTGGAGAGGGTGGTGCTATGCTGCGCCGGCGTGTGCATGGAAGAGAAGGACCTGAGGAATGGTGTTTTCAGGGTCTCGGATTTGGAAGAGGCTGTTAGGATATTGGTGCCTCAGACGCCTGAGAAGCTCAAGGAGTTGATGGGCTACACTCTGTTCAGACCTCATCCTTTTGGATTCATGCCCTCTTGCTTGCTCACTGATTTCATTGAT GCAATGTGCGCCGAATATGTagaggagaggagggacttggTCCGAGCTATTCCCAAAGACCGGAAACTTGTAAACCTTCCTAAAATATCTCAG CCTACGCTGATAATATGGGGAGACCATGATCAAATATTCCCATTGGAACTGGGTCAAAGATTAAAAAC GCATTTGGGGGATAATGCTCAACTAGTAGTCATCAAGAATGTAGGGCACGCCGTCAGTGTAGAGAAGCCCAAAGAGTTCTACAAGCACTTGAAATCCTTTCTGGTTGATTTGCAATTCCCACTAAGTCCAACGAGTCCACCTCCCAaggatcaaaataaaaaaaggagttAA